CATCTGGCGACGATCATCGTTGGTACGGTACAGGTGCTAAGCAACGGGGCCGCTCTGTTTGTAGTGGATCGTGCCGGCCGTAAGCCATTGCTCATCATGTCCGGACTGATCATGTGTATTGCGATGGCATCGATGGGTGCCGCCTTCCATCTCAACTCGATCGGTAACACGTGCTTCGGGTATCTGCCTGTCATCAGTCTGATCGTGTTCATGATCGGCTTCTCGATCGGATTCGGTAGCATACCGTTTCTGCTGATGGGTGAACTTTTCCCAACGGCACAGCGAAGTTTACTCAGCTCTCTAGCAGGATCTTTCAACCTGGCAATGATGTTTACCGTCATCAAAACGTACCATCCGTTGGAAGATGTAAGAGAACTTGATCGTACCCATTATGCGCTATTACTTAAATGTCTTTCTTTACAGCTAATCACCACATCTGGAACGTTCCTCATGTACAGTGTGCTCTGTGCACTTGGTGTAGTATTTGTCATTACATGTGTACCAGAGACAAAGGGCCGTGAGCTGGAAAGCATTCAGAAGCTGTTCGAACGCAAACCACAGCCTTACCATCAGCAGGAGCTGGGAAGCGACAAAACGAGCCATGACAATCCAGTCTTCAGTGCTACCGACGAAATAGTACAACACCATCACTCAAAGTCGATCGATACGAAATTATAAGCataatgtaaatatttctttctgtTAGCCTTTAGTGCCAAATAAACTGCGCGTGTTATTAAATTAACTCACTGATACACATTATTTATTGCACATCGTATTGAAATGATGCCACCACTCTGCCCTGTAATCGAACAGTGTGGGGTTGTTTGATGTGACAGTTTTGCAAAGTACGCGTAAGGAAGTTCTTCGACGATTGTGTGACACTGGAAATGTCCCAATGTCGAAGTATGAGTGGAAGAAATTAAAAGCATTCAAAAGCGAAAACGAAAGACAAGCATGAACATTATATCGAACGTGTAGGACGCGGTAGAAAAGAACTTAACATAGTTTGACTGAAGGATGCTCCACATTCCTCAGCTATTTCACCACGAAGTAATAGTAGTTCTTGAAGATCATTGGTGCAGTGTCGTCCGATATGAAGTTACGATCGGGACGCTTCGAAGCGAATGGATTTACCGAAGGTGATTGTATCACCTGAAGGGTGCGCGTTGATTCTCGCTGCAGTCGTTCTAAATCGAGCGGCGACTCAAGCTCAGTATAAGCCGTCACCAACATTGGACAGTTTGCCTCGGTGGCGGCACGAATCGTTACCGGCCAGCTATCCAAACCAGCAAAGCCCGTAGTACGATGAAGTCCCGGATTGAAGAAACAGATAAGGTTTGGTCGTTGGTACCGGGAGCTCTGCCGATAGTCATGGTACATCGTGCGGCATTGGAAATCAAACGCCACCACACGACATTTCAGGCGACAGGTGCGGCACATTCTGTTTGTGAGAGTAAAGAGAGGTGAAAGTGGTACATGTGTTAGTAAGATGTATTGGCACGATGTCCAATATAGCTCCTTTGGTAATTATATTCCCGAAACTTACCTTACACATTTCTGAACACGGAAGTTGATTATCATTCCTTACCTGGCGATTGTGCCATACTCACGCATTCTAGAACGAGGGCGTTTAGGATTAGGATCGTATTTTCGAAGGACTATTAAGTTCAACTGAGTATCTGGAACTTCATAGATGATCTTCAGTTATGCTTTCCAACTTTTGGAAGCTGCCGCACAATGGCTCCTTCGAAACTAAACCTTTGCGATTACCAACTCAATGCTTCGTGACCATATTAACTTCGAGTTAGGATTAATCGGTGATACAAAAATCATTCGCTCTTAATAAAACCACgtaaaaaccaataaaaacacTCAGGAATTTATGAAACAGTGATTCACaaactaaaaataacaaaaacgacATATAAGGCAAATAGTGAACTAACTGTTAGGCTGAAGATCACCATGAAATGTTAGTGATACTTCACTAGAATTACATTTTCTAGGATGAAGTTGAGGTGAACAAGTTGAAAAAGTGTCCTTCCTTAACAATTGATATGCTTTTAAAACTGCAAATGACAAGTGAAAACGATATTTATCGTATGATCCAGTTTTCTTAGACTAATGCAAGGGCAGACAGCAAAAACGATCGTGAAAAGAAACCATGTCAATAGATTAGATAAAGTTAAAAGTGAGTCAAGTGCAATTGGATCTACTTTAGTAAGATCATCTGTGAGTAATGATGGAGATTAGGAAACCATTTGATAAGTCACATTAAACAATTCCATAACAGGAAGACATCTTTCCGTGCAACAtctaaataaagaaacaacgGTTATCCGGACGGGAGGCGGTTCTGTTCCCGCTTACCTAATGCGACTGATGACGTCGATCGGCAGATTCTCGACGTTCAATTCCGGACCGACGAAAACCACTCGTAGTACGGCGACCTCCGGTACGAGGTGAAGGAAGAACGCTTCCCACTTGTCCAGTGTGTCGCCCTCAAACTGTAACTCGGCACCAACGAGATGGATGGTGAATGTGTTACCGAACGGTAGGCCCGTCTGCTGGTACGCATACAGTGCGGACAGTGGAGCGGTCGCTATCTGTGACAGTACGGCGTACACACATTCATCCCGAGGTACTGTACGAGAGATGGTATCAATATTACCAACGGTCAAACTGGAGAAAGGTAAGAAAATGGAGCTTACCAGTTGAGTTTTTGTACAACTGTTTGAACGCTTCGTCAATGTTAGCCGGCAATGGAGTCGATTTCGTGAGGATACGCGTAGGAAGAACTGGTTCGATCCGCCCGAGGATACGCTGTCGTAGGATTAGCTTCTGAAAGAGCAGGTACGCCTTACACCAGCGGCGATGGGAAGCTTGCAGGTGCGTTGGATCTGCGATACAGTACGAAACCTGTCGGCAATCAGTACACTCCGTCAGCAGTTCCTGTCTCCATTCGCGACAATCTGGTGTGAAGCAGATGCGTGGAAACAGTACAATCTCGCGCTCGAACGCTTGCATAGGCCGTTTCAACGACAGCTCGATCTGGTTGAGCGTGTGGACGCGCAGATTACGATACTCCTGAACGTTAAGCTTCCGTGCCAGCTGGTAAATATGCCCTCCTGAGAGTGGAATGAAGCACATCAGTGGGCAATATCAAGGGAGAGAAGGTTATTCGCTTGCGCAGTACCTCTGCTGGCTGCGATTTCGCACAGTACCGTGCAAAGATCACGATGAGCCGGTTGGTCCATGCGCCGATGTTCATCTCCACAGTATGAAACCATCACACAGCGTTCGCAGTGGAAGAAACTCTTCAACGGATTCTTGCACACCTGAAAGCGCCAGAACAGGTAACGCTAATAACAACTCTTCCGGGATGCCATGTCTCCTGACCTACCTGACAGATTGTTGCTATGAATACCGGGCGCGGTGTAAACTTGTACTCGATCGTATCTTCCGTTTCCTCATCAAGCAGATCTTCTTCCAGCTCATCCTCCTCGGTCGTGTCCGTTCCTGGTGGCAATGTTTTCGGTAGTATCTTAGCCATTGCAGCCGTAGCATTGAGGGCTTGCAGTTGCTTTTCGACATTAAACTTTACGTTCACTTCCTGCAAGGTAGGCATCAACATACGAATGGCATCTTTGGTCAGAAAAGACCCCAGCGGATGCTCATCAGTATCCGTGCCCGATGGGATCTCTGGGAATGGTACCGAGGATGAGGTGGAAGGTTCCGGTCCcggtgatgacgatgacgTTCCCTGGCCGGGCTCGGTGCCGCTCGAACGAGGCGGGGGTTGTGATGCTTGCAGTATGCGCAGGATGCGTTCCAGATCTAGCTTAGACTTCGGTTTGTGCGGTGCGTCTGCCGACGAGGAAGAAGCTTGGTGGGAGGTGCTAGCTGAGGGGCTAGATGATTGCGATAGCGATGGAAATAGGGATGATAAGAGTGACGCTGATGAGGGGGATGATGGTTCGCGACTAGTGCTAGATGAGGAAGAAGGATTGATGGAGCTGTTAGTAGTGGGTTTGCTACTAGCGTCCGATGATGATGGGTCGAGTGCACGGATCTTCTTCGAGCGCGAATGGGACAACAGCACGTCCGCAATGGTCGATATAATGTCCATGTTTTTCTTAAATGCTTCCGTTCTACTTAGCTCCGCTGCCGGCGACCTGGAATCAGACTGAATTGTTGTCAAATGTTTATTCTGAACGGGTTTGCTATTCATCGTTACCGTGGAGGTCTTGCCACCCGGCTGCTTGATGGGTGTCTTCATTTTGGCGGCACTCTTGCTGTGGACGTCCGGTTTGGGCGGCACTTCCGGTTTCTTCTGTACCGGTTTCGGTTTGCTAGCCGCACCGGCACCAGCAGTGGCAGGTTTCTTCGCTCCATTGAGGGCCTCCTCGGTTAGGCGTGCGGATGCTGCAGCACCTTCTTCTGCTGCAGGACCCGTTGGTTCAGCGGCAGGTGCAGGTGAAGCAGGTGTTGGTACTGTGGCAGGAGTAGGAACAGGAGCAGGTGTGGATGGTGCGGGTACTGAGCTAGGGGCGGGAGCAGCTGCAGGGGCCTGTTGAGGTACCTGTTGGGGTGCAGTGGCTGTTGGTGCTGCGACCTTGGCGGCTACAATCTTTTCCTTCTCGACTGAGGGCGACTTCCTCTTGAGGAATTCAGGCTTTGGCGGAGGTTCAGGTTTCTTTGAGGCAGGTGGTGTGCTAGGTTTCGGAGGGGCTCGTGCAGCTGCAGGTGCCGTTTTCGGTGGAGACGGAGCCTTGGCAGTAGTCTTCGGGGGCGAGGTACGCGATGCAGTCTTGGGTTGCGGTGGAGACTTTTCCGGTGTTTTGGCTGGCGGTGTCTGTTGCTTACCGTTCACTGGAGTGGCCGGTTTCCCATTGCCAGGTTTCGGGGAGGATTTCGGTGAGGCAGGAGCAGCTTCGGGAGTCTTCGGGATGGGTACTGGTGCTGATTGACTTTCCTGCGATTTTGCTACCGTGACGGGTTCAGCAGAGGAGGCAAAATCGCCGCTTTGTCCGTTTTTTGAACCGGTTGccttggttgtgtttttctcaTCCTCCGATACACTGTTTTTCGGTGtccgtttgttatttttcttgctgttCTTAGCATCCTGTTTCGAGGTGGCCGGTTTTTCCTGCGTTGGCGTTGTTGGAGCTGATCCGTTTGACTGTTTGGCTGCTTCACCGTTCGTTTTCCGTTTGGCGTCCTCTTCCGCTAgctttttcgcttttgctGCCGCTTCCTGTTTTGCCTTTTCATCCGATTCCTTCTTTGCTTTCTCTTCCGCTTCCTTCTTTGCCTTTTCAGCCGCGTCCTTCTTGGCCTTTTCCTCGGCTTCCTTCTTGGCCTTTTCCTCAGCCTCCTTCTTCGCCTTTTCAGCCGCTTCCTTCTTCGCCTTTTCTTCTGCCTCCTTCTTCGCCTTCTCGGTCGCTTCCTTCTTCGCCTTTTCTTCTGCCTCCTTCTTCGCCTTCTCGGCCGCTTCCTTCTTGGCCTTTTCCTCGGCTTCCCTCTTAGCCTTCTCGGCCGCTTCCTTCTTGGCCTTTTCCTCGGCTTCCTTCTTTGCCTTCTCGGCCGCTTCCTTCTTGGCCTTTTCTTCGGCTTCCTTTTTCGCCTTTTCAGCCGCTTCCTTCTTGGCCTTTTCCTCGGCTTCCTTCTTTGCCTTTTCAGCCGCTTCCTTCTTGGCCTTTTCCTCGGCTTCTTTCTTGGCCTTTTCCTCAGCTTCCTTCTTTGCCTTCTCGGCTGCTTCCTTCTTGGCCTTTTCCTCAGCTTCCTTCTTGGCCTTTTCAGCCGCTTCCTTCTTGGCCTTTTCCTCAGCTTCCTTCTTGGCCTTTTCAGCCGCCTCCTTTTTCGCCTTTTCAGCCGCTTCCTTCTTCGCCTTTTCTTCGGCGTCTTTCTTTGCCTTCTCAGCCGCTTCCTTCTTGACCTTTTCTTCCGCCTCCTTCTTGGCCTTTTCATCTGTTTCCTTCTTAGCCTTTTCAGCCGCTTCCTTCTTGCCCTTTTCTTCCGCCTCTTTCTTGGCCTTATCCTctgcttcctttttcttgcTCGATTCCGAATCCTTGCGCGTGCGTGCCTGGTCCTTCTTCTGCTTCGGACTACCAGGCGCAACCTTTCCCTCATCCGCTTCCTTGCGCTGCTGAACCTTCTGATCGATTTCATTGATCTTCTGCTCAACCGTTTCTACGCGTGCCTTAGCCTGGGTCAACTTTGCCAGTTCCGCCTCACGCGCCGCTTTCTCCTCCAGCAGCTGCTTAGCTTCGGCGTCCTTCTTGGCCTTTTCTTCGATCAGCTTCTTCATCTCCTGCTCTTTGCGAGCTTTATCTTGCACCAACCGCTTCGCCTCGTTTTGGATTTCGGCCTTTTCATTGGCAAGCTTTTTCACCTCACCCTCCTTACGTGCCTTTTCGGAGGTTAAATTCTTTGGAGCCGCTTCCGACACTTTCGGAGCCTGTTGCTCTTTCTTGGGCGGTTCCTGTGGTTCCGCCTTGACGCTCTTGAGAGTTtccatctttttcttttcctcctgAGTCTGTGCCTGCAGATGCTGCAGCAAACTTTCAATGATTTGAATCTTCTTGCGGATATCTTCAGGGGTCTGTATCGGTTTACCTTCCGGTGTAGCCTGCGCTGGATTGGCCTCGAGCTGCTCCAGTGTTCGCATCAGCTTGCTACGCTTTTTGCGCAGATTTTTCCTGGCCGTCAGCGTTGAGGGTGCTTTATCCTTGGACTGCTCATCCGATGCGTCATCCGACTTCTTCTTGCGGCCACGACGGCTTCGCTTGCGTCTCATCTCACCAGTTTCACCTTCGGAACCGTTCGCTACGGTACCATTATTAGCTTTGTTCGGTGGGTTGGTCTTTTTCTCCGGAACGGGCTTAACTTCAAGCTTCACTTCCTTGACCGGTGCGACGGCTGGTCTCGCTGGATCAGCTGCTGGGACATTGGTGGTCGCTGCCACTGGAGCTGACACTTGTTCTCCTTCACCAGTGGCCGCCCCATTTTTAGCCTTCCCTTTCTTCGccattgctgctgcttcctGCACGAAGGTTGATGTGAAGGTTGTTTGCTGCAGGGAAGAGTACAACATTAATGTGTGCAATCGTTTGCTTCATACGCAAATATATTATCCGCAGAAACGtgtgctcaaaaaaaaagaagcatgaTTAGACCGGTAGGACCACAATCCACAAACCCAGAACCAGCATCAGTTCAGAATCTCGCATTTCGGCCACATCTTTCCACCGTCGAAAACGATCGCATATGTTTACGAAGTAGTGAGAATCTAAAATTAGTTCATAATGTTCGTATGGTTTGctgcaaaaacgagcaaacTCCCGCACactacacacagacacaaaaccGTGCACATATGGAAGGTGGAACGGATTGCGAACCAGAACCAACCTTTAAAAGCACTACATGGGATTGCGGTCGGGCCAAAAAGAACACTTGACTTTCGCGAACTCTGGTAGGTTTAGAAGCTGTACGGCAGTAAGCAAAAGGTAATAAGACCGCGTTATCGTCTGGCATACATAATGGCGTTCAAAATGCGATGGTGATTAATTTGCGATAAACGTAGAACAATCGTGAGCCACATTTAGGACGTTTGATTATATACAAAACCGGAGATGAAAAGCGTATGTAGGGAAGGCTATATTTACGTTTACCAAAAATTAATGCTTCACGTCTAAGCACACGAAACAGTGTAGTGTGACGCAgcctgttttttcttcttttattgtcTGTAAACCCAAAGCAAAACactaacccccccccccccctttttatGCCATGTTGGCGTTCCTGATCGATGAGTTCgtttaagaataaaaaaaaactcacacacacacgaaacgatcctcaaaaaaaaaccgtcgaCTCGGTACAATGTCATGGTTTTTgtacaaacatttttcacgCAATATCCATTTTCCGCCATCAGCTGTGGGTCCGCCATTAGAAAGTCGCGCGAGCCATTGACCTGGgcgtatttttaaaacaaaacgcgcgcgccgtttttgttttcaatttgtgtttgttcggATGTGTGTGATCTTAtggttttacaatgttttcatTCGGGAGGACATTTTGTTATTTGCGTTcaaatgcctttttttcttgcttcttgcTTTTTGGCATCAGATGATGGCGTTTTGatgacaaaattttcaacatacAACAACGTGAAGCAAAAAGGGCCGTTTAGTGGTGCCGAGGGGATGGCAATGTTCAATGTCAGTTGCAAAGGACACGCAATACACGAGCCCCGTATATTTGATGTTGCAAAATGGACGCTTTAAAAGAGATGGAAAATGCATTCATTCACACTCATTTGTAGTGGattaagtgaaataaaaaactgaCAACAAAATAATGTACTTTGAACGCtcgatggtggtggttgttgcATTGAACAATTGCCAAGGTTTTTGTCAAAATGATCCTTGGTGTaagcaaatttattaaattgttttccacaaGAAAGAGGATGTTGGTGTTGaaatatcaaaaatgatatttAGTGCATAACATTGAAAATCGTACACGTTTTACCCATAAATAccaaaaagagaataaataatgaaaagtaAATCAAATTGTCAAGCAAAAGAGTAAACAACCAGGCGTCCGCTTTGACTGCAAAATCCGCCATTTTTTGCATGCGCCTAACGCGTAATATTATTACATCGTATTACATTGCAGCTTACGTCAAAAGAAACCTGGGAATGTGTTACATACTCTCAGGCAAGCTTTCAAACAATCGTTCCATATTTCAATCTTTTAAAGCGATATTTCCACTCAACATTC
The DNA window shown above is from Anopheles funestus chromosome 3RL, idAnoFuneDA-416_04, whole genome shotgun sequence and carries:
- the LOC125770779 gene encoding nucleolar protein dao-5-like isoform X11 — encoded protein: MAKKGKAKNGAATGEGEQVSAPVAATTNVPAADPARPAVAPVKEVKLEVKPVPEKKTNPPNKANNGTVANGSEGETGEMRRKRSRRGRKKKSDDASDEQSKDKAPSTLTARKNLRKKRSKLMRTLEQLEANPAQATPEGKPIQTPEDIRKKIQIIESLLQHLQAQTQEEKKKMETLKSVKAEPQEPPKKEQQAPKVSEAAPKNLTSEKARKEGEVKKLANEKAEIQNEAKRLVQDKARKEQEMKKLIEEKAKKDAEAKQLLEEKAAREAELAKLTQAKARVETVEQKINEIDQKVQQRKEADEGKVAPGSPKQKKDQARTRKDSESSKKKEAEDKAKKEAEEKGKKEAAEKAKKETDEKAKKEAEEKVKKEAAEKAKKDAEEKAKKEAAEKAKKEAAEKAKKEAEEKAKKEAAEKAKKEAEEKAKKEAAEKAKKEAEEKAKKEAEEKAKKEAAEKAKKEAEEKAKKEAAEKAKKEAEEKAKKEAEEKAKKDAAEKAKKEAEEKAKKESDEKAKQEAAAKAKKLAEEDAKRKTNGEAAKQSNGSAPTTPTQEKPATSKQDAKNSKKNNKRTPKNSVSEDEKNTTKATGSKNGQSGDFASSAEPVTVAKSQESQSAPVPIPKTPEAAPASPKSSPKPGNGKPATPVNGKQQTPPAKTPEKSPPQPKTASRTSPPKTTAKAPSPPKTAPAAARAPPKPSTPPASKKPEPPPKPEFLKRKSPSVEKEKIVAAKVAAPTATAPQQVPQQAPAAAPAPSSVPAPSTPAPVPTPATVPTPASPAPAAEPTGPAAEEGAAASARLTEEALNGAKKPATAGAGAASKPKPVQKKPEVPPKPDVHSKSAAKMKTPIKQPGGKTSTSDSRSPAAELSRTEAFKKNMDIISTIADVLLSHSRSKKIRALDPSSSDASSKPTTNSSINPSSSSSTSREPSSPSSASLLSSLFPSLSQSSSPSASTSHQASSSSADAPHKPKSKLDLERILRILQASQPPPRSSGTEPGQGTSSSSPGPEPSTSSSVPFPEIPSGTDTDEHPLGSFLTKDAIRMLMPTLQEVNVKFNVEKQLQALNATAAMAKILPKTLPPGTDTTEEDELEEDLLDEETEDTIEYKFTPRPVFIATICQVCKNPLKSFFHCERCVMVSYCGDEHRRMDQPAHRDLCTVLCEIAASRGGHIYQLARKLNVQEYRNLRVHTLNQIELSLKRPMQAFEREIVLFPRICFTPDCREWRQELLTECTDCRQVSYCIADPTHLQASHRRWCKAYLLFQKLILRQRILGRIEPVLPTRILTKSTPLPANIDEAFKQLYKNSTVPRDECVYAVLSQIATAPLSALYAYQQTGLPFGNTFTIHLVGAELQFEGDTLDKWEAFFLHLVPEVAVLRVVFVGPELNVENLPIDVISRIRMCRTCRLKCRVVAFDFQCRTMYHDYRQSSRYQRPNLICFFNPGLHRTTGFAGLDSWPVTIRAATEANCPMLVTAYTELESPLDLERLQRESTRTLQVIQSPSVNPFASKRPDRNFISDDTAPMIFKNYYYFVVK
- the LOC125770779 gene encoding axoneme-associated protein mst101(2)-like isoform X7, producing the protein MAKKGKAKNGAATGEGEQVSAPVAATTNVPAADPARPAVAPVKEVKLEVKPVPEKKTNPPNKANNGTVANGSEGETGEMRRKRSRRGRKKKSDDASDEQSKDKAPSTLTARKNLRKKRSKLMRTLEQLEANPAQATPEGKPIQTPEDIRKKIQIIESLLQHLQAQTQEEKKKMETLKSVKAEPQEPPKKEQQAPKVSEAAPKNLTSEKARKEGEVKKLANEKAEIQNEAKRLVQDKARKEQEMKKLIEEKAKKDAEAKQLLEEKAAREAELAKLTQAKARVETVEQKINEIDQKVQQRKEADEGKVAPGSPKQKKDQARTRKDSESSKKKEAEDKAKKEAEEKGKKEAAEKAKKETDEKAKKEAEEKVKKEAAEKAKKDAEEKAKKEAAEKAKKEAAEKAKKEAEEKAKKEAAEKAKKEAEEKAKKEAAEKAKKEAEEKAKKEAEEKAKKEAAEKAKKEAEEKAKKEAAEKAKKEAEEKAKKEAAEKAKKEAEEKAKKEAAEKAKKEAEEKAKKEAAEKAKKEAEEKAKKEAEEKAKKDAAEKAKKEAEEKAKKESDEKAKQEAAAKAKKLAEEDAKRKTNGEAAKQSNGSAPTTPTQEKPATSKQDAKNSKKNNKRTPKNSVSEDEKNTTKATGSKNGQSGDFASSAEPVTVAKSQESQSAPVPIPKTPEAAPASPKSSPKPGNGKPATPVNGKQQTPPAKTPEKSPPQPKTASRTSPPKTTAKAPSPPKTAPAAARAPPKPSTPPASKKPEPPPKPEFLKRKSPSVEKEKIVAAKVAAPTATAPQQVPQQAPAAAPAPSSVPAPSTPAPVPTPATVPTPASPAPAAEPTGPAAEEGAAASARLTEEALNGAKKPATAGAGAASKPKPVQKKPEVPPKPDVHSKSAAKMKTPIKQPGGKTSTSDSRSPAAELSRTEAFKKNMDIISTIADVLLSHSRSKKIRALDPSSSDASSKPTTNSSINPSSSSSTSREPSSPSSASLLSSLFPSLSQSSSPSASTSHQASSSSADAPHKPKSKLDLERILRILQASQPPPRSSGTEPGQGTSSSSPGPEPSTSSSVPFPEIPSGTDTDEHPLGSFLTKDAIRMLMPTLQEVNVKFNVEKQLQALNATAAMAKILPKTLPPGTDTTEEDELEEDLLDEETEDTIEYKFTPRPVFIATICQVCKNPLKSFFHCERCVMVSYCGDEHRRMDQPAHRDLCTVLCEIAASRGGHIYQLARKLNVQEYRNLRVHTLNQIELSLKRPMQAFEREIVLFPRICFTPDCREWRQELLTECTDCRQVSYCIADPTHLQASHRRWCKAYLLFQKLILRQRILGRIEPVLPTRILTKSTPLPANIDEAFKQLYKNSTVPRDECVYAVLSQIATAPLSALYAYQQTGLPFGNTFTIHLVGAELQFEGDTLDKWEAFFLHLVPEVAVLRVVFVGPELNVENLPIDVISRIRMCRTCRLKCRVVAFDFQCRTMYHDYRQSSRYQRPNLICFFNPGLHRTTGFAGLDSWPVTIRAATEANCPMLVTAYTELESPLDLERLQRESTRTLQVIQSPSVNPFASKRPDRNFISDDTAPMIFKNYYYFVVK
- the LOC125770779 gene encoding axoneme-associated protein mst101(2)-like isoform X2, which gives rise to MAKKGKAKNGAATGEGEQVSAPVAATTNVPAADPARPAVAPVKEVKLEVKPVPEKKTNPPNKANNGTVANGSEGETGEMRRKRSRRGRKKKSDDASDEQSKDKAPSTLTARKNLRKKRSKLMRTLEQLEANPAQATPEGKPIQTPEDIRKKIQIIESLLQHLQAQTQEEKKKMETLKSVKAEPQEPPKKEQQAPKVSEAAPKNLTSEKARKEGEVKKLANEKAEIQNEAKRLVQDKARKEQEMKKLIEEKAKKDAEAKQLLEEKAAREAELAKLTQAKARVETVEQKINEIDQKVQQRKEADEGKVAPGSPKQKKDQARTRKDSESSKKKEAEDKAKKEAEEKGKKEAAEKAKKETDEKAKKEAEEKVKKEAAEKAKKDAEEKAKKEAAEKAKKEAAEKAKKEAEEKAKKEAAEKAKKEAEEKAKKEAAEKAKKEAEEKAKKEAEEKAKKEAAEKAKKEAEEKAKKEAAEKAKKEAEEKAKKEAAEKAKKEAEEKAKKEAAEKAKKEAEEKAKKEATEKAKKEAEEKAKKEAAEKAKKEAEEKAKKEAEEKAKKDAAEKAKKEAEEKAKKESDEKAKQEAAAKAKKLAEEDAKRKTNGEAAKQSNGSAPTTPTQEKPATSKQDAKNSKKNNKRTPKNSVSEDEKNTTKATGSKNGQSGDFASSAEPVTVAKSQESQSAPVPIPKTPEAAPASPKSSPKPGNGKPATPVNGKQQTPPAKTPEKSPPQPKTASRTSPPKTTAKAPSPPKTAPAAARAPPKPSTPPASKKPEPPPKPEFLKRKSPSVEKEKIVAAKVAAPTATAPQQVPQQAPAAAPAPSSVPAPSTPAPVPTPATVPTPASPAPAAEPTGPAAEEGAAASARLTEEALNGAKKPATAGAGAASKPKPVQKKPEVPPKPDVHSKSAAKMKTPIKQPGGKTSTSDSRSPAAELSRTEAFKKNMDIISTIADVLLSHSRSKKIRALDPSSSDASSKPTTNSSINPSSSSSTSREPSSPSSASLLSSLFPSLSQSSSPSASTSHQASSSSADAPHKPKSKLDLERILRILQASQPPPRSSGTEPGQGTSSSSPGPEPSTSSSVPFPEIPSGTDTDEHPLGSFLTKDAIRMLMPTLQEVNVKFNVEKQLQALNATAAMAKILPKTLPPGTDTTEEDELEEDLLDEETEDTIEYKFTPRPVFIATICQVCKNPLKSFFHCERCVMVSYCGDEHRRMDQPAHRDLCTVLCEIAASRGGHIYQLARKLNVQEYRNLRVHTLNQIELSLKRPMQAFEREIVLFPRICFTPDCREWRQELLTECTDCRQVSYCIADPTHLQASHRRWCKAYLLFQKLILRQRILGRIEPVLPTRILTKSTPLPANIDEAFKQLYKNSTVPRDECVYAVLSQIATAPLSALYAYQQTGLPFGNTFTIHLVGAELQFEGDTLDKWEAFFLHLVPEVAVLRVVFVGPELNVENLPIDVISRIRMCRTCRLKCRVVAFDFQCRTMYHDYRQSSRYQRPNLICFFNPGLHRTTGFAGLDSWPVTIRAATEANCPMLVTAYTELESPLDLERLQRESTRTLQVIQSPSVNPFASKRPDRNFISDDTAPMIFKNYYYFVVK
- the LOC125770779 gene encoding axoneme-associated protein mst101(2)-like isoform X6, with protein sequence MAKKGKAKNGAATGEGEQVSAPVAATTNVPAADPARPAVAPVKEVKLEVKPVPEKKTNPPNKANNGTVANGSEGETGEMRRKRSRRGRKKKSDDASDEQSKDKAPSTLTARKNLRKKRSKLMRTLEQLEANPAQATPEGKPIQTPEDIRKKIQIIESLLQHLQAQTQEEKKKMETLKSVKAEPQEPPKKEQQAPKVSEAAPKNLTSEKARKEGEVKKLANEKAEIQNEAKRLVQDKARKEQEMKKLIEEKAKKDAEAKQLLEEKAAREAELAKLTQAKARVETVEQKINEIDQKVQQRKEADEGKVAPGSPKQKKDQARTRKDSESSKKKEAEDKAKKEAEEKVKKEAAEKAKKDAEEKAKKEAAEKAKKEAAEKAKKEAEEKAKKEAAEKAKKEAEEKAKKEAAEKAKKEAEEKAKKEAEEKAKKEAAEKAKKEAEEKAKKEAAEKAKKEAEEKAKKEAAEKAKKEAEEKAKKEAAEKAKREAEEKAKKEAAEKAKKEAEEKAKKEATEKAKKEAEEKAKKEAAEKAKKEAEEKAKKEAEEKAKKDAAEKAKKEAEEKAKKESDEKAKQEAAAKAKKLAEEDAKRKTNGEAAKQSNGSAPTTPTQEKPATSKQDAKNSKKNNKRTPKNSVSEDEKNTTKATGSKNGQSGDFASSAEPVTVAKSQESQSAPVPIPKTPEAAPASPKSSPKPGNGKPATPVNGKQQTPPAKTPEKSPPQPKTASRTSPPKTTAKAPSPPKTAPAAARAPPKPSTPPASKKPEPPPKPEFLKRKSPSVEKEKIVAAKVAAPTATAPQQVPQQAPAAAPAPSSVPAPSTPAPVPTPATVPTPASPAPAAEPTGPAAEEGAAASARLTEEALNGAKKPATAGAGAASKPKPVQKKPEVPPKPDVHSKSAAKMKTPIKQPGGKTSTSDSRSPAAELSRTEAFKKNMDIISTIADVLLSHSRSKKIRALDPSSSDASSKPTTNSSINPSSSSSTSREPSSPSSASLLSSLFPSLSQSSSPSASTSHQASSSSADAPHKPKSKLDLERILRILQASQPPPRSSGTEPGQGTSSSSPGPEPSTSSSVPFPEIPSGTDTDEHPLGSFLTKDAIRMLMPTLQEVNVKFNVEKQLQALNATAAMAKILPKTLPPGTDTTEEDELEEDLLDEETEDTIEYKFTPRPVFIATICQVCKNPLKSFFHCERCVMVSYCGDEHRRMDQPAHRDLCTVLCEIAASRGGHIYQLARKLNVQEYRNLRVHTLNQIELSLKRPMQAFEREIVLFPRICFTPDCREWRQELLTECTDCRQVSYCIADPTHLQASHRRWCKAYLLFQKLILRQRILGRIEPVLPTRILTKSTPLPANIDEAFKQLYKNSTVPRDECVYAVLSQIATAPLSALYAYQQTGLPFGNTFTIHLVGAELQFEGDTLDKWEAFFLHLVPEVAVLRVVFVGPELNVENLPIDVISRIRMCRTCRLKCRVVAFDFQCRTMYHDYRQSSRYQRPNLICFFNPGLHRTTGFAGLDSWPVTIRAATEANCPMLVTAYTELESPLDLERLQRESTRTLQVIQSPSVNPFASKRPDRNFISDDTAPMIFKNYYYFVVK